From a region of the Zonotrichia albicollis isolate bZonAlb1 chromosome 5, bZonAlb1.hap1, whole genome shotgun sequence genome:
- the BBS12 gene encoding chaperonin-containing T-complex member BBS12, whose protein sequence is MAFRDVNARRHIGLQQLSALASTGRTFLGPVKSHKFIVDEITKQSTLICSAVRLLESLDLTSAVGQLLNESIQAQKKEFRTGMSTLLFLVGAWSSAVMECLQQNVPVPAIVSVMSEGLNSCCERVQCLQIPTHDVKKELCSSRVRPKASESKTGQAGRDALTNPWDLLCFQRDISATEEVIPINSCSHQGDDCNFNKLLVSPLAGFGSVASFVKAAGDKSSPALSGSAVPASSCITRKLTHSRHFSTLGKGPTAGQQGSFQGHLSGPPADVCGCCGLGPLAVALSHGNQSSVKLLQSIAAYQQERAEGGGNSQINIEEIVTCCVLGLPESYSCVSPGFVTLVSPEQASVIKHFADKPLRVLLMDGDLTEGYRHLGFNRPPNVRTILEHPSPQGWAGDAWLSRTLDILMSFEVNLVLVKGNVCKDLMERCTASRILVVGCVARDVLRAFGAATGARAVTYLSQLNAASVGSGAWAELWKSRDGRAVDLGELLPARISAGGIALLTAVLTTALPCKAQLLEDQFWTLLYRLHHALKDGKVFPGGGAVELLCLSHIQALAEQPGRPGSDRAVRELPSPWLAEYKPIVLQALASGWRRYLAVLLRNTARAGSELEAGASVDRHLRKAAACGSPSAYILEEFRRGGVLGSGSEPFPEQVTGLRVCDNVSAKTEAWRRALDLVLLVLQTDAEIITGPRGHQILNSPVSSEFMFL, encoded by the coding sequence ATGGCTTTCAGGGATGTGAATGCCAGGAGACACATTGGACTCCAGCAACTCTCAGCCTTGGCATCCACTGGGAGAACATTCCTGGGGCCAGTGAAATCACATAAATTCATTGTGGATGAAATCACCAAGCAGAGCACATTGATTTGTTCTGCTGTTAGGCTGCTGGAAAGTTTGGATTTGACAAGTGCTGTTGGGCAGCTTCTCAACGAGAGCATTCAGGCCCAGAAGAAGGAGTTTAGGACGGGGATGAGCACCCTGTTGTTCCTGGTTGGAGCGTGGAGCAGTGCTGTGATGGAGTGCCTCCAGCAGAACGTTCCTGTTCCAGCTATAGTGTCTGTGATGTCTGAGGGGTTGAACTCCTGCTGTGAGAGAGTCCAGTGTCTTCAGATACCAACACACGATGTGAAGAAAGAGCTGTGTTCTAGCAGAGTTAGGCCAAAGGCTTCTGAAAGCAAAACTGGCCAAGCTGGACGTGATGCTCTTACAAATCCTTGGGATTTGCTGTGTTTTCAGAGAGACATTTCTGCAACAGAAGAAGTAATCCCAATAAATTCTTGTTCCCATCAAGGAGATGATTGTAATTTTAACAAGCTCCTGGTTTCACCCTTGGCTGGCTTTGGTTCAGTGGCTTCATTTGTCAAGGCAGCGGGTGACAAAAGTTCGCCTGCGCTGTCTGGAAGTGCTGTTCCTGCTTCCAGCTGTATCACACGGAAGTTAACCCACAGCAGGCACTTCAGCACTCTAGGGAAAGGCCCTACTGCAGGTCAGCAGGGAAGTTTTCAGGGACACCTTTCAGGACCACCAGCAGATGTGTGTGGGTGTTGTGGTTTAGGACCCCTGGCAGTGGCTCTGAGCCACGGAAACCAGAGCAGCGTGAAGCTGCTACAAAGCATTGCTGCCTATCAGCAAGAGAGAGCGGAGGGAGGTGGCAATTCCCAGATTAATATAGAGGAGATTGTGACGTGCTGTGTGCTGGGCCTGCCCGAGAGCTATTCCTGTGTCTCCCCAGGCTTTGTCACCTTGGTGTCACCAGAGCAAGCCTCAGTCATCAAACACTTTGCAGACAAACCCCTCCGCGTTCTGCTGATGGATGGTGACCTCACGGAGGGGTACCGACACTTAGGGTTCAACAGACCGCCTAATGTAAGGACCATCTTGGAGCATCCCAgtccacagggatgggcaggagaCGCGTGGCTAAGCAGAACGTTGGATATTCTGATGAGCTTTGAAGTAAACCTGGTTTTGGTCAAAGGAAACGTGTGCAAGGACTTGATGGAGAGGTGCACGGCCAGCAGGATATTGGTAGTTGGCTGCGTGGCTCGGGATGTGCTGCGTGCCTTCGGGGCAGCCACCGGGGCCCGGGCAGTGACGTACCTGAGCCAGCTGAACGCTGCCTCCGTCGGGAGCGGGGCCTGGGCGGAGCTGTGGAAGAGCCGCGATGGGCGTGCGGTGGATCTGGGCGAGCTGCTGCCGGCGCGGATCAGCGCGGGAGGCATCGCGCTGCTCACGGCCGTGCTCACCACTGCCCTGCCTTGCAAGGCGCAGCTCCTCGAGGACCAGTTCTGGACTTTGCTGTATCGGCTCCATCACGCTCTGAAGGACGGCAAGGTTTTCCCTGGGGGCGGTGCTGTGGAGCTCTTGTGCCTCAGTCACATCCAGGCgctggcagagcagcccggGCGGCCGGGAAGCGACAGAGCTGTGAGAGAGCTGCCCAGTCCCTGGCTGGCAGAGTACAAACCCATTGTGCTGCAGGCGCTGGCGAGTGGCTGGAGGCGGTACCTGGCCGTGCTCCTGCGGAACACTGCGAGGGCCGGCTCGGAGCTGGAAGCGGGTGCCTCCGTGGATCGTCACCTCCGGAAAGCAGCGGCCTGTGGCTCTCCCTCAGCTTACATTCTGGAAGAGTTCAGGAGAGGTGGAGTGCTCGGGAGTGGCTCTGAACCCTTCCCTGAGCAGGTCACAGGTTTAAGGGTTTGTGATAACGTGTCAGCCAAGACGGAGGCGTGGAGGAGAGCTCTGgacctggtgctgctggtgcttcAGACTGATGCCGAAATTATCACAGGCCCCAGAGGGCATCAGATCCTGAACTCACCTGTGTCAAGCGAATTTATGTTTTTATAG
- the LOC102068264 gene encoding uncharacterized protein LOC102068264 isoform X1, whose protein sequence is MASNYRKPGLGTAQRKKSGLKPELTEEQKQEIREAFDLFDTDGSGSIDIKELKVAMRALGFEPKKEEIKKMIADIDKEGSGTINFEDFLAMMTQKMSEKDSKEEILKAFRLFDDDGTGKISFKNLKRVAKELGENLTDEELQEMIDEADRDGDGEVSEQEFLRIMKKTSLY, encoded by the exons ATG GCATCCAACTATAGAAAACCTGGCTTAGGTACAgcccagaggaagaaaagtggCTTGAAACCTGAACTTACAGAAGAGCAAAAGCAGGAGATCAGAGAAGCTTTTGATTTGTTTGACACTGATGGATCTGGAAGCATTGACATAAAAGAACTGAAG GTTGCAATGCGTGCCTTAGGCTTTGAGCCAAAGAAGGAAGAGATTAAGAAGATGATAGCAGACATTGacaaggaaggaagtggcaccATCAACTTTGAAGACTTTTTAGCTATGATGACACAAAAAATG AGTGAAAAGGATTCAAAAGAAGAAATCCTGAAAGCTTTCAGATTATTTGATGATGATGGCACAGGAAAAATTTCATTCAAAAACTTGAAAAGGGTTGCCAAGGAGCTGGGAGAAAATTTAACAGATGAAGAACTTCAG GAAATGATTGATGAAGCTGATCGAGATGGAGATGGGGAAGTAAGCGAGCAAGAATTTTTGAGAATCATGAAGAAAACTAGCTTATACTAA
- the LOC102068264 gene encoding centrin-2 isoform X2, with translation MRALGFEPKKEEIKKMIADIDKEGSGTINFEDFLAMMTQKMSEKDSKEEILKAFRLFDDDGTGKISFKNLKRVAKELGENLTDEELQEMIDEADRDGDGEVSEQEFLRIMKKTSLY, from the exons ATGCGTGCCTTAGGCTTTGAGCCAAAGAAGGAAGAGATTAAGAAGATGATAGCAGACATTGacaaggaaggaagtggcaccATCAACTTTGAAGACTTTTTAGCTATGATGACACAAAAAATG AGTGAAAAGGATTCAAAAGAAGAAATCCTGAAAGCTTTCAGATTATTTGATGATGATGGCACAGGAAAAATTTCATTCAAAAACTTGAAAAGGGTTGCCAAGGAGCTGGGAGAAAATTTAACAGATGAAGAACTTCAG GAAATGATTGATGAAGCTGATCGAGATGGAGATGGGGAAGTAAGCGAGCAAGAATTTTTGAGAATCATGAAGAAAACTAGCTTATACTAA